In the Nicotiana tabacum cultivar K326 chromosome 16, ASM71507v2, whole genome shotgun sequence genome, one interval contains:
- the LOC142170508 gene encoding uncharacterized protein LOC142170508 produces MTNENQTNGSVAGTVAAVKSRSTPAHAMAPAEKPGKFSGIDFKRWQMKMLFYLTTLSLQRFIKEDPPVMADSTPDDERLVVTEAWKHSDFLCKNYILSCLEDDLYNVYSVMETSKALWNALEKKYKTEDAGLKKFVAARFLDFKMIDTRSVITQVQELQVIVHDLLAEGMVINEAFQVAAFIEKLPPLWKDFKNYLKHKRKEMTLEDLIVRLRIEEDNKNAEKKSRGNSTIMGANVVEEAPQNKKRKKASDQRITQAGKSSRQKVKRLKNIRGKNGEKSVLKLQI; encoded by the exons ATGACGAATGAAAACCAAACTAATGGAAGTGTTGCAGGAACGGTTGCTGCTGTTAAAAGCCGTTCTACTCCTGCTCAtgctatggcaccggcagaaaaacccggaaagttTTCCGGGATTGACTTCAAACGTTGGCAAATGAAGATGCTCTTCTATCTTACTACGTTGAGTTTGCAACGTTTCATTAAGGAGGATCCTCCGGTCATGGCTGATAGTACTCCGGATGATGAACGACTTGTTGtaactgaagcatggaaacattctgatttcttgtgcaaaaactacatattgagttgtttggaagatgacttgtacaatgtctatagtgtcatggaaacttcaaaagcaTTATGGAATGCACtagagaagaagtacaagactgaggatgccggacttaagaagttcgtagctgcaaggtttttggattttaagatgattgacactaggtccgtcataactcaagtccaagaattacaagtcattgtgcatgacctccttgctgaag gtatggtcataaatgaggCCTTTCAAGTCGCTGCTTTCATTGAAAAGttacctccgttgtggaaggattttaagaactatcttaaacacaagcggaaggagatgacactagaagacttgattgttcgtctgaggatagaagaagacaacaaaaatgCTGAAAAGAAGTCACGTGGAAACTCGACAATAATGGGGGCAAACGTTGTTGAGGAGGcgccacaaaataagaagaggaagaaggcttccgaccaaagaattacccaagCAGGAAAAAGTTCAAGG CAAAAAGTTAAAAGGTTGAAAAACATTAGGGGAAAGAATGGAGAAAAATCTGTTCTGAAGTTACAAATATAA